Proteins encoded within one genomic window of Mesotoga sp. UBA6090:
- a CDS encoding MurR/RpiR family transcriptional regulator: protein MNKNMKILDRVREVYPSLSKSQRLIADSILENWENTAFVSPRELGERLGVSETTVIRFAKTLGYAGFSELREHSQNLIKEKLTPAEKMSATVQKIKSGETTFDRLLTTEVENLKDGISKVSADEFYKAVDLIENAQRVFIAGQGVSEALCKFLEFRFRRMQIDTRPVTVGGKAFYETLLLMKDGDVLFGIGFFRCSQDILRSFDYARRNGIHTIALTHSSVSELALKSEVTLVANRGPVSLLNSLVVPMAILNALVLYIAERDEEKLKALKKLDEIPDIFGFNGKH, encoded by the coding sequence ATGAACAAGAACATGAAAATCCTTGATAGAGTTCGCGAGGTTTACCCCTCTCTTTCAAAATCTCAGAGGTTGATCGCAGACAGCATTCTGGAGAACTGGGAGAACACGGCCTTCGTTTCTCCGAGGGAGCTCGGAGAAAGACTTGGGGTAAGTGAGACCACGGTAATAAGGTTTGCAAAAACCCTTGGATACGCAGGCTTCAGCGAGCTTAGAGAGCACAGTCAGAATTTGATCAAAGAGAAACTCACCCCTGCCGAAAAGATGTCTGCAACCGTTCAGAAGATCAAGTCCGGAGAGACAACTTTTGATAGACTGCTCACAACAGAAGTCGAGAATTTGAAAGACGGCATCTCTAAGGTGTCGGCCGACGAGTTCTATAAGGCGGTGGATTTGATAGAAAACGCACAGAGAGTTTTCATTGCAGGTCAGGGGGTTTCGGAAGCCCTCTGCAAATTTCTGGAATTCAGGTTCAGAAGGATGCAGATCGATACTAGGCCAGTTACCGTCGGCGGTAAAGCGTTCTATGAGACTCTGCTGCTAATGAAAGACGGGGATGTTCTTTTTGGAATTGGTTTCTTCCGTTGCTCGCAAGACATACTGAGATCTTTCGACTATGCTAGAAGGAATGGAATACATACTATAGCTTTGACTCACAGCAGTGTATCGGAACTTGCACTCAAATCGGAAGTTACGTTGGTTGCTAACAGAGGCCCCGTCTCACTGCTCAACTCACTGGTCGTACCTATGGCGATATTGAATGCTCTTGTTCTGTATATTGCCGAGAGGGACGAAGAGAAACTCAAGGCTCTGAAGAAACTCGATGAGATACCCGATATCTTTGGATTCAACGGGAAACATTAG
- a CDS encoding ABC transporter substrate-binding protein translates to MRKLAITFVLLICVAMLFGVEKIMLYTSVPTEIMTAIADAFMAENPTIEVEVFRSGTGTIQTKIAAEVEGGNLQADVIWVAEFSYYETLKKQGLLAQIFPEEANALPDNFKDPENYYYAGRLINMVIAYNTNELTPETAPQSWTDLTDSKWYDNFVIPNPEYSGAAVAAVGALAINYGWEYFEDLRKNETVVVRGNSDVAQKVAAGEFPIGMTLDYIARGLRENGSPIDIVYPKDGTVAIPSPVAVMKNTDNMEAAMIFINYILSEKGQKALVELGSLVPIRSDVNPPPNTPPAGEILDQAMKIDWKAIEELTTEINTKFADIMLF, encoded by the coding sequence ATGAGAAAACTTGCTATCACTTTCGTGCTATTGATCTGTGTAGCAATGCTCTTCGGAGTAGAGAAGATTATGCTCTACACTTCGGTTCCGACAGAAATTATGACGGCTATAGCCGACGCTTTCATGGCGGAGAACCCGACTATTGAGGTCGAGGTCTTCAGGTCCGGGACGGGCACCATCCAGACGAAAATCGCAGCAGAAGTTGAGGGTGGTAATCTGCAGGCAGATGTCATCTGGGTGGCAGAGTTCTCCTACTATGAGACTCTCAAGAAGCAGGGACTCCTGGCGCAAATATTTCCAGAAGAAGCAAATGCACTTCCGGATAACTTCAAGGATCCCGAGAACTATTACTACGCCGGAAGGCTCATAAACATGGTCATCGCCTACAACACTAATGAACTCACACCGGAAACTGCTCCGCAATCCTGGACAGACTTGACCGATTCGAAGTGGTACGATAACTTCGTGATTCCCAATCCCGAGTATTCTGGGGCTGCTGTTGCCGCAGTAGGGGCGTTGGCAATCAACTATGGCTGGGAATACTTTGAAGATTTGAGAAAAAACGAGACGGTAGTCGTCAGGGGAAACAGTGATGTTGCACAGAAGGTCGCTGCGGGCGAGTTCCCGATCGGTATGACACTCGATTACATTGCTAGAGGGCTCAGAGAAAACGGCAGCCCGATAGACATTGTTTATCCAAAGGACGGAACGGTTGCAATTCCAAGCCCTGTTGCCGTGATGAAAAACACTGACAATATGGAAGCCGCAATGATTTTCATCAATTACATTCTTTCCGAAAAGGGCCAGAAAGCTCTGGTAGAGCTGGGATCTCTGGTGCCTATCAGAAGCGATGTCAATCCTCCGCCAAACACGCCACCTGCAGGAGAGATTCTCGATCAGGCCATGAAAATCGATTGGAAGGCAATTGAAGAGCTCACCACAGAGATAAACACGAAGTTTGCAGACATAATGTTGTTCTAG
- a CDS encoding ABC transporter ATP-binding protein, whose product MSRVVLKNLSKSFGEVNVVNDISLEIIDHEFLSFLGPSGCGKTTTLRMIAGFDMPTAGEIFIGDRLVSSAEKKVFVPPEERNVGMVFQNYAVWPHMDVFKNVAYPLKISKVKAADIRDRVMRVLSLVKLKGMESRYPHQLSGGQQQRVALARALIMEPDVMLLDEPLSNLDAKLREEMRFEIKDIQRRIGVTIIYVTHDQAEAMAMSDRILLLHEATVQQLGTPRELYERPENQFAADFIGLINFMRIELISKGDGLCAKFLDADDDTPFDINYSPDQLSPGLQRVFAVRPENVKLVSPQEGHVTGKVRKKVYLGNILDYRIVLGKEEIRVEAPSTAKYDIDQVVGLKFTDYVIFE is encoded by the coding sequence ATGTCCAGAGTTGTCCTCAAGAACCTTTCAAAATCATTCGGAGAAGTCAATGTTGTCAACGATATCAGCCTGGAGATAATAGATCATGAATTTCTCTCCTTTCTCGGACCTTCGGGCTGTGGGAAGACAACAACTCTTAGAATGATCGCCGGGTTTGACATGCCTACGGCCGGAGAGATCTTCATAGGCGACCGGCTGGTTTCATCTGCTGAGAAGAAAGTCTTCGTTCCACCCGAAGAAAGGAATGTGGGAATGGTCTTTCAAAACTACGCAGTCTGGCCGCACATGGATGTCTTCAAGAATGTAGCTTATCCTTTGAAGATAAGTAAGGTGAAAGCCGCCGATATTAGAGATAGAGTAATGAGGGTTCTTTCACTAGTCAAGTTGAAGGGGATGGAGAGCCGATATCCTCACCAGCTTTCCGGCGGGCAGCAGCAGAGGGTTGCACTGGCAAGGGCGCTGATTATGGAACCTGACGTGATGCTTCTCGACGAGCCGCTAAGTAATCTTGACGCCAAACTGAGAGAGGAAATGCGGTTCGAGATCAAGGACATTCAGAGAAGAATCGGAGTCACAATAATCTACGTGACTCATGATCAGGCAGAAGCTATGGCAATGTCAGACAGGATCCTGCTACTGCATGAGGCCACAGTTCAACAGCTGGGGACACCAAGAGAGCTGTATGAGAGACCCGAGAATCAGTTCGCCGCAGACTTTATCGGGCTGATAAACTTCATGAGAATAGAACTGATATCGAAAGGAGACGGCTTGTGCGCTAAATTTCTCGATGCAGATGACGATACTCCTTTTGACATAAATTACAGTCCAGATCAGCTCTCTCCCGGTTTGCAACGAGTGTTTGCAGTAAGGCCGGAAAACGTGAAACTGGTATCTCCTCAGGAGGGCCACGTTACTGGTAAAGTCAGGAAGAAGGTCTATCTGGGAAACATACTTGATTACCGTATCGTGCTTGGTAAAGAGGAGATCCGGGTGGAAGCTCCTTCTACTGCCAAATATGATATTGATCAAGTTGTCGGACTCAAATTCACGGACTATGTAATCTTCGAATAG
- a CDS encoding ABC transporter permease, translating into MYHKRFRADPLILGGTFVIIGVLIVFPFTLLFINSLKADGVFTFQNYVTVFQANRNYTALFNSLKLGFFTSLFSVLLGAPLAWLVTRTNLPFAKLFKTLFILPYMIPPFVGAIAWSQLLNRRNGYINSWAASLFGLEGHVFDVNTMPGLIWVMTLYLYPFVFITVAGALERMDPTLEEAARTCGAKTMRIMRDITLPLVAPSIAGGALLVFASTIANFGIPALIGMQGRVYVLTTMIYSYMRRGLTGIAMASALSILLMSISVGALLLNNLYLKKKQYTLISGKSMRPTKLDLRRRKIPILILAFLVVFVTVVMPFVSISLTSFLDAWGAKITWDNLTLKNYRYILFEYALTKDAFKNSFLLAISAATVCMVLGSLIAYISVKTKIRGRKALEAVSQLPYAVPGTVVAIAMILAWSGKYGINLYNTFWIILLAYIARYVAFAVRTTSASLEQIHPSLEEAARISGGSWLTSLKDIVVPLIRPGLVAGWFLIFMPTLRELTMSILLWGPKTVTIGVAIFEMQEAGYVQISSAFATILLVIVIVGNLFVKWLTKGKAGI; encoded by the coding sequence ATGTATCATAAGAGGTTTAGAGCCGATCCGCTGATACTTGGAGGTACTTTCGTGATAATTGGAGTTCTCATAGTCTTTCCTTTCACGCTGTTGTTCATAAACAGTTTGAAGGCCGACGGGGTCTTCACTTTTCAGAATTATGTTACCGTTTTTCAGGCCAATAGGAACTACACGGCTCTCTTCAACAGTTTGAAGCTGGGTTTTTTCACATCTTTGTTCTCGGTTCTGCTGGGAGCTCCTTTGGCATGGCTCGTGACGAGGACTAATCTCCCCTTCGCGAAGCTATTTAAGACCTTGTTCATTCTTCCATATATGATTCCTCCATTTGTTGGAGCGATCGCTTGGTCTCAGCTTCTCAACAGGAGAAATGGATACATCAATTCCTGGGCAGCATCGCTTTTTGGGCTTGAAGGCCATGTCTTTGACGTTAACACCATGCCCGGTCTCATATGGGTTATGACTCTCTATCTCTATCCGTTCGTCTTCATAACTGTAGCCGGAGCTCTCGAAAGGATGGATCCCACTCTGGAAGAGGCCGCTCGGACTTGTGGCGCGAAGACGATGAGGATTATGAGAGACATTACACTGCCGCTTGTCGCTCCAAGTATTGCCGGAGGCGCGCTTCTTGTTTTTGCTTCGACAATCGCTAACTTCGGGATTCCCGCGCTGATAGGTATGCAGGGTAGAGTGTATGTCCTCACGACCATGATCTACTCATATATGCGTCGGGGATTAACGGGAATCGCAATGGCTTCTGCACTCTCAATTTTGCTGATGTCTATCTCAGTCGGAGCCTTGTTGTTGAACAACCTTTATCTGAAGAAGAAGCAGTACACGCTGATTTCGGGAAAGAGCATGAGGCCAACGAAGCTTGACTTGCGTCGCCGGAAGATACCTATCCTGATACTTGCTTTTCTCGTTGTCTTCGTGACAGTTGTCATGCCCTTCGTTTCTATCAGTCTCACATCCTTTCTCGACGCGTGGGGGGCCAAGATTACCTGGGATAACCTCACACTTAAGAACTACCGATATATTCTCTTTGAATATGCCTTGACGAAGGACGCCTTCAAGAACAGCTTCTTGCTTGCGATCTCTGCAGCCACTGTCTGCATGGTTTTAGGATCACTGATTGCTTATATCAGTGTGAAGACGAAGATTCGAGGAAGGAAGGCTCTCGAGGCCGTCTCGCAACTCCCCTACGCAGTGCCGGGAACGGTTGTTGCGATAGCTATGATTCTCGCCTGGTCGGGCAAGTATGGAATAAACCTCTACAATACATTCTGGATAATATTGCTGGCATATATTGCCCGTTATGTGGCCTTTGCGGTGAGGACTACTTCCGCTTCTCTGGAGCAGATTCATCCCTCGCTTGAAGAGGCCGCCAGGATCTCCGGAGGCAGCTGGCTGACTTCTCTTAAGGATATCGTCGTACCTTTGATAAGGCCGGGTCTCGTCGCCGGCTGGTTTCTAATCTTTATGCCTACCTTGAGGGAGTTGACCATGTCGATACTCCTGTGGGGGCCCAAGACAGTAACGATAGGCGTTGCGATTTTCGAGATGCAGGAAGCGGGTTATGTTCAAATTTCCTCTGCATTTGCCACTATTCTGCTTGTTATAGTAATTGTAGGCAACCTCTTTGTCAAGTGGTTGACAAAGGGCAAGGCCGGGATCTAG
- a CDS encoding NUDIX hydrolase, whose translation MEMQKDEFYRQSKNPKNLHILNRIVDASREDGRIVSVISYGSYTREDFDKFSDIEFYIFIRDDSADTFNDEQWLREVAPVEFYFTNSHGVKTAVFSKFFVRGEFHFHSEKEISVLDTWRGVVLPGKLEKTVLLDKSGEFRKKTEEFCKTFPTIDEEASFKQNYLELANGIIMEWGVLSRKDLFRASTIHSMNLHYLARLLSLLHGETDHLYSPRLLERFLSRTEFENFSSCFASLNFDSLRTALENTARFSAELSKKSRDRDIARATEALLERVVMRSYRLEGVISDGMKVLLIKHSGNDGRPDDWLFPGGGKLSGESDEAAVKREILEETCLDIEPQGMIAEIELPKDGLYYSAKMFHFEYDGSSVPSPGSEPEDEDEVYYTISEVKWIDLSDLSRIPVEYRSFPHMPERLEAIREYLLKRRNI comes from the coding sequence ATGGAGATGCAGAAAGACGAGTTCTACAGACAATCTAAAAACCCCAAGAACCTCCACATTCTCAACAGAATTGTGGATGCTTCGAGAGAAGACGGAAGGATCGTTTCGGTCATCTCTTACGGATCATATACGAGAGAGGATTTTGACAAGTTTTCAGACATAGAGTTCTATATATTCATTAGGGATGATTCAGCTGACACCTTCAACGATGAACAATGGCTCAGAGAGGTTGCTCCGGTGGAGTTCTACTTCACAAACTCTCACGGCGTTAAGACTGCGGTCTTTTCGAAGTTCTTTGTGAGAGGAGAGTTCCACTTCCACTCAGAAAAAGAAATCTCTGTTCTCGATACCTGGAGAGGCGTTGTCCTTCCTGGTAAATTGGAAAAGACAGTCCTTCTCGACAAATCCGGTGAATTCAGAAAGAAAACTGAGGAATTCTGCAAGACCTTTCCCACTATCGATGAAGAAGCTTCCTTCAAGCAGAATTACCTGGAACTCGCCAATGGAATCATCATGGAGTGGGGAGTTCTCAGCAGAAAGGATCTTTTCAGAGCCAGCACGATCCACAGCATGAATCTTCACTATCTCGCCAGACTCTTGTCGCTTTTGCACGGTGAGACTGACCATCTGTATTCGCCAAGACTTCTTGAGAGATTCTTGAGTAGGACAGAGTTTGAAAACTTTTCCAGCTGCTTTGCCAGTTTGAATTTCGATTCTCTTAGGACGGCTCTTGAGAACACGGCTAGATTCTCTGCAGAACTCTCAAAAAAGAGCCGAGACAGAGACATAGCCAGAGCAACAGAAGCTCTCCTGGAGAGGGTTGTGATGAGGTCTTACAGACTGGAAGGCGTCATCTCAGACGGTATGAAGGTATTGTTGATAAAGCATTCGGGGAACGACGGGAGACCTGACGACTGGCTCTTCCCCGGCGGAGGAAAACTCTCCGGAGAATCTGATGAAGCGGCAGTTAAAAGGGAGATTCTTGAAGAAACCTGCCTCGACATCGAACCCCAAGGAATGATTGCCGAAATCGAACTGCCGAAAGACGGATTGTACTACTCCGCGAAGATGTTTCACTTTGAATATGACGGTTCTTCGGTTCCTTCTCCCGGATCGGAGCCGGAAGATGAAGATGAAGTCTATTACACAATTTCCGAAGTGAAGTGGATCGATCTCAGCGATCTTTCGCGCATCCCCGTTGAATACAGGAGCTTTCCCCACATGCCCGAAAGGCTTGAAGCGATAAGAGAATACTTACTGAAACGCCGGAATATATAG